A genomic region of Bubalus kerabau isolate K-KA32 ecotype Philippines breed swamp buffalo chromosome 10, PCC_UOA_SB_1v2, whole genome shotgun sequence contains the following coding sequences:
- the PRMT5 gene encoding protein arginine N-methyltransferase 5 isoform X4: protein MAAMAVGGAGGSRVSSGRDLNCVPEIADTLGAVAKQGFDFLCMPVFHPRFKREFTQEPAKSRPGPQTRSDLLLSGRDWNTLIVGKLSPWIRPDSKVEKIRRNSEAAMLQELNFGAYLGLPAFLLPLNQEDNTNLARVLTNHIHTGHHSSMFWMRVPLVAPEDLRDDIIENAPTSHTEEYSGEEKTWMWWHNFRTLCDYSKRIAVALEIGADLPSNHVIDRWLGEPIKAAILPTSIFLTNKKGFPVLSKMHQRLIFRLLKLEVQFIITGTNHHSEKEFCSYLQYLEYLSQNRPPPNAYELFAKGYEDYLQSPLQPLMDNLESQTYEVFEKDPIKYSQYQQAIYKCLLDRVPEEEKDTNIQVLMVLGAGRGPLVNASLRAAKQADRRIKLYAVEKNPNAVVTLENWQFEEWGSQAQFEMPYVVRLHNFHQLSAPQPCFTFSHPNRDPMIDNNRYCTLEFPVEVNTVLHGFAGYFETVLYQDITLSIRPETHSPGMFSWFPILFPIKQPITVREGQTICVRFWRCSNSKKVWYEWAVTAPVCSAIHNPTGRSYTIGL from the exons ATGGCGGCGATGGCGGTCGGTGGTGCCGGTGGAAGCCGCGTGTCCAGCGGGAGGGACCTGAATTGCGTCCCCGAAATAGCTGACACACTGGGGGCTGTGGCCAAGCAGGG GTTTGATTTCCTCTGCATGCCTGTGTTCCACCCGCGTTTCAAGAGGGAATTCACTCAGGAACCTGCTAAGAGTCGGCCGGGCCCCCAGACACGATCAGACCTACTGCTGTCAGGAAGGG ACTGGAATACACTAATTGTGGGAAAGCTTTCTCCATGGATTCGTCCAGACTCAAAAGTGGAGAAGATACGCAGGAACTCTGAGGCG GCTATGTTACAGGAGCTGAATTTTGGGGCATATTTGGGTCTTCCAGCTTTCCTGCTGCCCCTAAATCAGGAAGATAACACAAACTTGGCGAGAGTTTTGACCAATCACATCCATACTGGCCACCACTCCTCCATG TTCTGGATGCGGGTGCCATTGGTGGCACCAGAGGACCTGAGAGATGATATAATTGAGAACGCACCAACTTCACACACAGAGGAGTACAGTGGAGAGGAGAAGACATGGATGTG GTGGCACAACTTCCGGACCTTGTGTGATTACAGCAAGAGGATTGCAGTGG CTCTTGAAATTGGTGCTGACCTCCCATCTAATCATGTCATTGATCGTTGGCTTGGGGAGCCCATCAAAGCAGCCATTCTCCCCACTAGCATTTTCCTGACCAATAAGAAGGGATTTCCTGTTCTTTCTAAGATGCACCAGAGGCTGATCTTCCGACTTCTCAAG TTGGAGGTACAGTTCATCATCACAGGCACCAACCACCACTCAGAGAAGGAGTTCTGCTCCTACCTCCAATACTTGGAATACCTGAGCCAGAACCGACCTCCACCCAATGCCTACGAACTCTTTGCCAAGGGCTATGAAGATTACCTGCAGTCCCCACTCCAG CCACTGATGGATAACCTGGAATCTCAGACATACGAAGTGTTTGAAAAGGACCCCATCAAATACTCTCAGTATCAGCAG gCCATCTATAAATGTCTGTTAGATCGAGTGCCAGAGGAAGAGAAGGACACCAACATCCA AGTGCTGATGGTGCTGGGAGCAGGCCGGGGGCCCCTGGTGAATGCTTCCCTGCGGGCCGCCAAGCAGGCTGACCGGCGGATAAAGCTGTACGCTGTGGAGAAGAACCCAAATGCTGTGGTGAC GCTGGAGAACTGGCAGTTTGAAGAATGGGGAAGCCAG GCCCAGTTTGAGATGCCTTATGTGGTACGATTGCACAATTTCCACCAGCTGTCTGCACCCCAGCCCTGTTTTACCTTCAGCCATCCTAACAGAG ATCCTATGATTGACAACAATCGCTACTGTACCTTGGAGTTTCCTGTGGAGGTGAACACAGTGCTGCATGGTTTTGCAGGCTACTTTGAGACTGTGCTTTATCAGGACATCACTCTGA GTATCCGTCCAGAGACTCACTCTCCTGGGATGTTTTCATGGTTTCCCATCCTCTTCCCCATTAAG CAGCCCATTACTGTGCGTGAAGGCCAGACCATCTGTGTACGTTTCTGGCGATGCAGCAACTCTAAGAAGGTGTGGTATGAGTGGGCTGTGACGGCACCGGTCTGCTCTGCTATTCACAACCCCACAGGCCGCTCTTACACCATTGGCCTCTAG
- the PRMT5 gene encoding protein arginine N-methyltransferase 5 isoform X3 produces the protein MPVFHPRFKREFTQEPAKSRPGPQTRSDLLLSGRDWNTLIVGKLSPWIRPDSKVEKIRRNSEAAMLQELNFGAYLGLPAFLLPLNQEDNTNLARVLTNHIHTGHHSSMFWMRVPLVAPEDLRDDIIENAPTSHTEEYSGEEKTWMWWHNFRTLCDYSKRIAVALEIGADLPSNHVIDRWLGEPIKAAILPTSIFLTNKKGFPVLSKMHQRLIFRLLKLEVQFIITGTNHHSEKEFCSYLQYLEYLSQNRPPPNAYELFAKGYEDYLQSPLQPLMDNLESQTYEVFEKDPIKYSQYQQAIYKCLLDRVPEEEKDTNIQVLMVLGAGRGPLVNASLRAAKQADRRIKLYAVEKNPNAVVTLENWQFEEWGSQVTVVSSDMREWVAPEKADIIVSELLGSFADNELSPECLDGAQHFLKDDGVSIPGEYTSFLAPISSSKLYNEVRACREKDRDPEAQFEMPYVVRLHNFHQLSAPQPCFTFSHPNRDPMIDNNRYCTLEFPVEVNTVLHGFAGYFETVLYQDITLSIRPETHSPGMFSWFPILFPIKQPITVREGQTICVRFWRCSNSKKVWYEWAVTAPVCSAIHNPTGRSYTIGL, from the exons ATGCCTGTGTTCCACCCGCGTTTCAAGAGGGAATTCACTCAGGAACCTGCTAAGAGTCGGCCGGGCCCCCAGACACGATCAGACCTACTGCTGTCAGGAAGGG ACTGGAATACACTAATTGTGGGAAAGCTTTCTCCATGGATTCGTCCAGACTCAAAAGTGGAGAAGATACGCAGGAACTCTGAGGCG GCTATGTTACAGGAGCTGAATTTTGGGGCATATTTGGGTCTTCCAGCTTTCCTGCTGCCCCTAAATCAGGAAGATAACACAAACTTGGCGAGAGTTTTGACCAATCACATCCATACTGGCCACCACTCCTCCATG TTCTGGATGCGGGTGCCATTGGTGGCACCAGAGGACCTGAGAGATGATATAATTGAGAACGCACCAACTTCACACACAGAGGAGTACAGTGGAGAGGAGAAGACATGGATGTG GTGGCACAACTTCCGGACCTTGTGTGATTACAGCAAGAGGATTGCAGTGG CTCTTGAAATTGGTGCTGACCTCCCATCTAATCATGTCATTGATCGTTGGCTTGGGGAGCCCATCAAAGCAGCCATTCTCCCCACTAGCATTTTCCTGACCAATAAGAAGGGATTTCCTGTTCTTTCTAAGATGCACCAGAGGCTGATCTTCCGACTTCTCAAG TTGGAGGTACAGTTCATCATCACAGGCACCAACCACCACTCAGAGAAGGAGTTCTGCTCCTACCTCCAATACTTGGAATACCTGAGCCAGAACCGACCTCCACCCAATGCCTACGAACTCTTTGCCAAGGGCTATGAAGATTACCTGCAGTCCCCACTCCAG CCACTGATGGATAACCTGGAATCTCAGACATACGAAGTGTTTGAAAAGGACCCCATCAAATACTCTCAGTATCAGCAG gCCATCTATAAATGTCTGTTAGATCGAGTGCCAGAGGAAGAGAAGGACACCAACATCCA AGTGCTGATGGTGCTGGGAGCAGGCCGGGGGCCCCTGGTGAATGCTTCCCTGCGGGCCGCCAAGCAGGCTGACCGGCGGATAAAGCTGTACGCTGTGGAGAAGAACCCAAATGCTGTGGTGAC GCTGGAGAACTGGCAGTTTGAAGAATGGGGAAGCCAGGTGACAGTAGTCTCATCGGACATGCGGGAGTGGGTGGCTCCAGAGAAAGCAGATATCATTGTCAGTGAGCTTCTGGGGTCCTTTGCTGACAATGAACTGTCACCTGAGTGCCTGGATGGAGCCCAGCACTTCCTAAAAG ATGATGGCGTGAGCATTCCTGGGGAGTACACCTCCTTTTTAgctcccatctcctcctccaagcTATACAATGAGGTCCGAGCCTGTCGGGAAAAGGACCGTGACCCTGAG GCCCAGTTTGAGATGCCTTATGTGGTACGATTGCACAATTTCCACCAGCTGTCTGCACCCCAGCCCTGTTTTACCTTCAGCCATCCTAACAGAG ATCCTATGATTGACAACAATCGCTACTGTACCTTGGAGTTTCCTGTGGAGGTGAACACAGTGCTGCATGGTTTTGCAGGCTACTTTGAGACTGTGCTTTATCAGGACATCACTCTGA GTATCCGTCCAGAGACTCACTCTCCTGGGATGTTTTCATGGTTTCCCATCCTCTTCCCCATTAAG CAGCCCATTACTGTGCGTGAAGGCCAGACCATCTGTGTACGTTTCTGGCGATGCAGCAACTCTAAGAAGGTGTGGTATGAGTGGGCTGTGACGGCACCGGTCTGCTCTGCTATTCACAACCCCACAGGCCGCTCTTACACCATTGGCCTCTAG
- the HAUS4 gene encoding HAUS augmin-like complex subunit 4 has product MASGDFCSPGEGMEMLQQVCSKQLPPCNLSEEDLLQNPHFSQLLLSLSQHVDESGLSLTLAKEQAQAWKDVRLHKTTWLRSEILQRVIQELLVDYYVKIQDADLTSEDRKFHETLEQRLLVTELTRLLGPSQEREVPPLLGLEKADLLELMPPSEDFVCMRARLPLEVEEQLKKKCFTVLCYHNPSSDLDSETLKAAKVWNLAEVLAGEKQQCQAAKSQQKEQMVLLEKKSATYSQVLLRCLALLQRLLQEHRLKTQSELDRINAQYLEIKCSAMILKLRMEELKILSDTYTAEKVEVHRLIRDRLEGAIRLQEQDMEKSRQVLNTYEVLGEEFDKLVKEYTQLKQATENKRWTLQEFNKACR; this is encoded by the exons ATGGCATCCGGGGATTTCTGCTCGCCCGGAGAAGGGATGGAAATGCTACAACAAG TGTGCAGCAAACAGCTTCCTCCTTGTAACCTGAGTGAAGAGGACCTGTTACAGAACCCACACTTCAGCCAACTACTGCTGAGTCTCTCACAACACGTGGACGAGAGTGGTTTAAGCCTCACCCTGGCAAAGGAGCAGGCTCAG GCCTGGAAGGATGTTCGACTGCATAAGACTACATGGTTAAGGTCTGAGATTTTACAGAGAGTCATTCAAGAGCTACTTGTGGACTACTATGTGAAGATACAAGATGCAGATTTAACTTCTGAGGACAGAAAG TTTCACGAGACCCTTGAACAGCGGCTACTCGTGACCGAGCTGACACGGCTCTTAGGTCCCAGCCAGGAGAGGGAGGTGCCCCCACTGCTAGGGCTGGAGAAGGCGGACCTTCTGGAGCTCATGCCACCCTCAGAG GATTTTGTGTGTATGAGAGCCCGGCTCCCACTGGAAGTGGAGGAGCAGCTCAAGAAGAAATGCTTCACTGTGCTCTGCTACCACAATCCCAGTTCAG ATTTGGACAGTGAAACCCTGAAAGCAGCAAAGGTGTGGAACCTCGCCGAGGTTCTGGCAGGTGAGAAGCAGCAGTGCCAGGCTGCCAAGAGCCAGCAGAAGGAGCAGatggtgctgctggagaagaagaGTGCCACCTACTCCCAG GTGCTACTCCGCTGCCTGGCCTTGCTGCAGAGGCTTCTTCAGGAGCACCGGCTGAAGACTCAGTCTGAGCTGGACCGCATCAATGCCCAGTACCTGGAGATCAAGTGCAGTGCCATGATCCTTAAGCTGCG GATGGAAGAGCTAAAGATTTTGTCTGACACTTACACTGCTGAGAAAGTGGAAGTTCATCGTCTCATTAG GGACCGTTTGGAGGGGGCCATTCGCCTACAAGAGCAGGACATGGAGAAGTCCCGACAGGTCCTGAACACCTATGAGGTCCTCGGGGAGGAGTTTGACAAACTGGTGAAAGAGTACACCCAACTCAAGCAGGCGACTGAGAACAAGCGCTGGACCCTCCAGGAGTTCAACAAGGCCTGCCGCTGA
- the PRMT5 gene encoding protein arginine N-methyltransferase 5 isoform X1, with protein MAAMAVGGAGGSRVSSGRDLNCVPEIADTLGAVAKQGFDFLCMPVFHPRFKREFTQEPAKSRPGPQTRSDLLLSGRDWNTLIVGKLSPWIRPDSKVEKIRRNSEAAMLQELNFGAYLGLPAFLLPLNQEDNTNLARVLTNHIHTGHHSSMFWMRVPLVAPEDLRDDIIENAPTSHTEEYSGEEKTWMWWHNFRTLCDYSKRIAVALEIGADLPSNHVIDRWLGEPIKAAILPTSIFLTNKKGFPVLSKMHQRLIFRLLKLEVQFIITGTNHHSEKEFCSYLQYLEYLSQNRPPPNAYELFAKGYEDYLQSPLQPLMDNLESQTYEVFEKDPIKYSQYQQAIYKCLLDRVPEEEKDTNIQVLMVLGAGRGPLVNASLRAAKQADRRIKLYAVEKNPNAVVTLENWQFEEWGSQVTVVSSDMREWVAPEKADIIVSELLGSFADNELSPECLDGAQHFLKDDGVSIPGEYTSFLAPISSSKLYNEVRACREKDRDPEAQFEMPYVVRLHNFHQLSAPQPCFTFSHPNRDPMIDNNRYCTLEFPVEVNTVLHGFAGYFETVLYQDITLSIRPETHSPGMFSWFPILFPIKQPITVREGQTICVRFWRCSNSKKVWYEWAVTAPVCSAIHNPTGRSYTIGL; from the exons ATGGCGGCGATGGCGGTCGGTGGTGCCGGTGGAAGCCGCGTGTCCAGCGGGAGGGACCTGAATTGCGTCCCCGAAATAGCTGACACACTGGGGGCTGTGGCCAAGCAGGG GTTTGATTTCCTCTGCATGCCTGTGTTCCACCCGCGTTTCAAGAGGGAATTCACTCAGGAACCTGCTAAGAGTCGGCCGGGCCCCCAGACACGATCAGACCTACTGCTGTCAGGAAGGG ACTGGAATACACTAATTGTGGGAAAGCTTTCTCCATGGATTCGTCCAGACTCAAAAGTGGAGAAGATACGCAGGAACTCTGAGGCG GCTATGTTACAGGAGCTGAATTTTGGGGCATATTTGGGTCTTCCAGCTTTCCTGCTGCCCCTAAATCAGGAAGATAACACAAACTTGGCGAGAGTTTTGACCAATCACATCCATACTGGCCACCACTCCTCCATG TTCTGGATGCGGGTGCCATTGGTGGCACCAGAGGACCTGAGAGATGATATAATTGAGAACGCACCAACTTCACACACAGAGGAGTACAGTGGAGAGGAGAAGACATGGATGTG GTGGCACAACTTCCGGACCTTGTGTGATTACAGCAAGAGGATTGCAGTGG CTCTTGAAATTGGTGCTGACCTCCCATCTAATCATGTCATTGATCGTTGGCTTGGGGAGCCCATCAAAGCAGCCATTCTCCCCACTAGCATTTTCCTGACCAATAAGAAGGGATTTCCTGTTCTTTCTAAGATGCACCAGAGGCTGATCTTCCGACTTCTCAAG TTGGAGGTACAGTTCATCATCACAGGCACCAACCACCACTCAGAGAAGGAGTTCTGCTCCTACCTCCAATACTTGGAATACCTGAGCCAGAACCGACCTCCACCCAATGCCTACGAACTCTTTGCCAAGGGCTATGAAGATTACCTGCAGTCCCCACTCCAG CCACTGATGGATAACCTGGAATCTCAGACATACGAAGTGTTTGAAAAGGACCCCATCAAATACTCTCAGTATCAGCAG gCCATCTATAAATGTCTGTTAGATCGAGTGCCAGAGGAAGAGAAGGACACCAACATCCA AGTGCTGATGGTGCTGGGAGCAGGCCGGGGGCCCCTGGTGAATGCTTCCCTGCGGGCCGCCAAGCAGGCTGACCGGCGGATAAAGCTGTACGCTGTGGAGAAGAACCCAAATGCTGTGGTGAC GCTGGAGAACTGGCAGTTTGAAGAATGGGGAAGCCAGGTGACAGTAGTCTCATCGGACATGCGGGAGTGGGTGGCTCCAGAGAAAGCAGATATCATTGTCAGTGAGCTTCTGGGGTCCTTTGCTGACAATGAACTGTCACCTGAGTGCCTGGATGGAGCCCAGCACTTCCTAAAAG ATGATGGCGTGAGCATTCCTGGGGAGTACACCTCCTTTTTAgctcccatctcctcctccaagcTATACAATGAGGTCCGAGCCTGTCGGGAAAAGGACCGTGACCCTGAG GCCCAGTTTGAGATGCCTTATGTGGTACGATTGCACAATTTCCACCAGCTGTCTGCACCCCAGCCCTGTTTTACCTTCAGCCATCCTAACAGAG ATCCTATGATTGACAACAATCGCTACTGTACCTTGGAGTTTCCTGTGGAGGTGAACACAGTGCTGCATGGTTTTGCAGGCTACTTTGAGACTGTGCTTTATCAGGACATCACTCTGA GTATCCGTCCAGAGACTCACTCTCCTGGGATGTTTTCATGGTTTCCCATCCTCTTCCCCATTAAG CAGCCCATTACTGTGCGTGAAGGCCAGACCATCTGTGTACGTTTCTGGCGATGCAGCAACTCTAAGAAGGTGTGGTATGAGTGGGCTGTGACGGCACCGGTCTGCTCTGCTATTCACAACCCCACAGGCCGCTCTTACACCATTGGCCTCTAG
- the PRMT5 gene encoding protein arginine N-methyltransferase 5 isoform X2, with the protein MRGPNSGTERDRPVIPERQGFDFLCMPVFHPRFKREFTQEPAKSRPGPQTRSDLLLSGRDWNTLIVGKLSPWIRPDSKVEKIRRNSEAAMLQELNFGAYLGLPAFLLPLNQEDNTNLARVLTNHIHTGHHSSMFWMRVPLVAPEDLRDDIIENAPTSHTEEYSGEEKTWMWWHNFRTLCDYSKRIAVALEIGADLPSNHVIDRWLGEPIKAAILPTSIFLTNKKGFPVLSKMHQRLIFRLLKLEVQFIITGTNHHSEKEFCSYLQYLEYLSQNRPPPNAYELFAKGYEDYLQSPLQPLMDNLESQTYEVFEKDPIKYSQYQQAIYKCLLDRVPEEEKDTNIQVLMVLGAGRGPLVNASLRAAKQADRRIKLYAVEKNPNAVVTLENWQFEEWGSQVTVVSSDMREWVAPEKADIIVSELLGSFADNELSPECLDGAQHFLKDDGVSIPGEYTSFLAPISSSKLYNEVRACREKDRDPEAQFEMPYVVRLHNFHQLSAPQPCFTFSHPNRDPMIDNNRYCTLEFPVEVNTVLHGFAGYFETVLYQDITLSIRPETHSPGMFSWFPILFPIKQPITVREGQTICVRFWRCSNSKKVWYEWAVTAPVCSAIHNPTGRSYTIGL; encoded by the exons ATGCGGGGTCCGAACTCGGGGACCGAGAGGGACAGACCAGTCATCCCCGagaggcaggg GTTTGATTTCCTCTGCATGCCTGTGTTCCACCCGCGTTTCAAGAGGGAATTCACTCAGGAACCTGCTAAGAGTCGGCCGGGCCCCCAGACACGATCAGACCTACTGCTGTCAGGAAGGG ACTGGAATACACTAATTGTGGGAAAGCTTTCTCCATGGATTCGTCCAGACTCAAAAGTGGAGAAGATACGCAGGAACTCTGAGGCG GCTATGTTACAGGAGCTGAATTTTGGGGCATATTTGGGTCTTCCAGCTTTCCTGCTGCCCCTAAATCAGGAAGATAACACAAACTTGGCGAGAGTTTTGACCAATCACATCCATACTGGCCACCACTCCTCCATG TTCTGGATGCGGGTGCCATTGGTGGCACCAGAGGACCTGAGAGATGATATAATTGAGAACGCACCAACTTCACACACAGAGGAGTACAGTGGAGAGGAGAAGACATGGATGTG GTGGCACAACTTCCGGACCTTGTGTGATTACAGCAAGAGGATTGCAGTGG CTCTTGAAATTGGTGCTGACCTCCCATCTAATCATGTCATTGATCGTTGGCTTGGGGAGCCCATCAAAGCAGCCATTCTCCCCACTAGCATTTTCCTGACCAATAAGAAGGGATTTCCTGTTCTTTCTAAGATGCACCAGAGGCTGATCTTCCGACTTCTCAAG TTGGAGGTACAGTTCATCATCACAGGCACCAACCACCACTCAGAGAAGGAGTTCTGCTCCTACCTCCAATACTTGGAATACCTGAGCCAGAACCGACCTCCACCCAATGCCTACGAACTCTTTGCCAAGGGCTATGAAGATTACCTGCAGTCCCCACTCCAG CCACTGATGGATAACCTGGAATCTCAGACATACGAAGTGTTTGAAAAGGACCCCATCAAATACTCTCAGTATCAGCAG gCCATCTATAAATGTCTGTTAGATCGAGTGCCAGAGGAAGAGAAGGACACCAACATCCA AGTGCTGATGGTGCTGGGAGCAGGCCGGGGGCCCCTGGTGAATGCTTCCCTGCGGGCCGCCAAGCAGGCTGACCGGCGGATAAAGCTGTACGCTGTGGAGAAGAACCCAAATGCTGTGGTGAC GCTGGAGAACTGGCAGTTTGAAGAATGGGGAAGCCAGGTGACAGTAGTCTCATCGGACATGCGGGAGTGGGTGGCTCCAGAGAAAGCAGATATCATTGTCAGTGAGCTTCTGGGGTCCTTTGCTGACAATGAACTGTCACCTGAGTGCCTGGATGGAGCCCAGCACTTCCTAAAAG ATGATGGCGTGAGCATTCCTGGGGAGTACACCTCCTTTTTAgctcccatctcctcctccaagcTATACAATGAGGTCCGAGCCTGTCGGGAAAAGGACCGTGACCCTGAG GCCCAGTTTGAGATGCCTTATGTGGTACGATTGCACAATTTCCACCAGCTGTCTGCACCCCAGCCCTGTTTTACCTTCAGCCATCCTAACAGAG ATCCTATGATTGACAACAATCGCTACTGTACCTTGGAGTTTCCTGTGGAGGTGAACACAGTGCTGCATGGTTTTGCAGGCTACTTTGAGACTGTGCTTTATCAGGACATCACTCTGA GTATCCGTCCAGAGACTCACTCTCCTGGGATGTTTTCATGGTTTCCCATCCTCTTCCCCATTAAG CAGCCCATTACTGTGCGTGAAGGCCAGACCATCTGTGTACGTTTCTGGCGATGCAGCAACTCTAAGAAGGTGTGGTATGAGTGGGCTGTGACGGCACCGGTCTGCTCTGCTATTCACAACCCCACAGGCCGCTCTTACACCATTGGCCTCTAG